The following proteins are co-located in the Nitrospinota bacterium genome:
- the hutI gene encoding imidazolonepropionase, with translation MEKVICFKNIGELIQVDPEGETPKLVRKTKCAMLVSQGRVNKVIRDSGIDPKKYSRVIDCEGKSVIPGLVDCHTHLIYAGERKGEMEQRATGTSYMEILKNGGGILGTVDATRKATEEELYESAKKRVRRMMTLGTTAFEIKSGYGLDLDTEMKMLKVGQRLRKNLRIPITLTYLGAHAVPKGQKISQYFEFVMEHLPKFRGLADGVDIFCERDVFTVADLRRLFLHAKLVGFHQLRAHVEEFSHQGGCYNAAQLGAISCDHLEHATPHDIRAMELSGTTAVLMPGVTFFLGGKKIPPVHALIEAGVTLALGTDCNPGSSPSYNMQTVLTLAHSLYRISPEQALIAATYGSARALDSHKEYGGLLPGQRADFLVLKTNDYRDMFYYFGENFVDQTWSAGKKVKAEKDPVVC, from the coding sequence ATGGAAAAGGTCATTTGTTTTAAAAATATTGGTGAATTGATTCAGGTAGACCCTGAGGGCGAGACTCCGAAACTGGTGAGAAAAACCAAATGCGCCATGCTGGTGAGTCAAGGCAGGGTGAATAAGGTGATCCGTGATTCAGGGATCGACCCGAAAAAATATTCCAGGGTGATCGATTGTGAGGGAAAGTCCGTGATTCCGGGGCTGGTGGACTGCCACACCCACCTCATTTATGCCGGGGAACGCAAGGGTGAAATGGAACAACGCGCGACGGGAACCTCTTACATGGAAATTCTCAAGAATGGCGGCGGCATTCTGGGAACGGTCGACGCCACCCGCAAGGCGACGGAAGAAGAATTGTATGAATCCGCAAAAAAACGGGTGCGCCGGATGATGACGCTCGGCACCACGGCGTTTGAAATCAAGTCCGGCTACGGTCTCGACCTGGACACGGAAATGAAGATGCTGAAGGTCGGCCAGCGTCTCAGGAAAAACCTGAGAATCCCCATCACCCTTACTTACCTGGGCGCTCACGCGGTTCCCAAGGGACAAAAAATAAGTCAATATTTCGAGTTTGTGATGGAGCACCTGCCGAAATTCCGTGGCCTGGCGGACGGCGTGGATATTTTCTGTGAAAGGGATGTGTTCACCGTCGCCGACTTGCGGCGGTTGTTTCTGCACGCGAAATTGGTGGGATTTCATCAACTGCGCGCGCATGTGGAAGAGTTCTCGCATCAGGGGGGCTGTTATAACGCCGCCCAATTAGGCGCTATTTCCTGCGATCATCTGGAGCACGCCACCCCGCACGATATTCGGGCGATGGAGTTGTCGGGAACCACCGCCGTCCTCATGCCGGGGGTGACCTTTTTTCTGGGCGGAAAAAAGATTCCGCCGGTGCACGCCCTGATCGAAGCCGGCGTGACCCTGGCGTTGGGCACCGACTGCAATCCGGGCAGCAGCCCGTCTTACAATATGCAGACGGTGTTGACCCTGGCCCATTCACTGTACCGGATCAGCCCCGAGCAGGCCTTGATCGCGGCAACCTATGGTTCCGCCAGGGCGTTGGACAGCCACAAGGAATACGGCGGGCTCCTCCCCGGCCAGCGGGCGGATTTTCTGGTGCTCAAAACCAATGACTACAGGGATATGTTCTACTATTTCGGCGAGAACTTCGTCGATCAAACCTGGTCTGCGGGAAAAAAGGTGAAAGCCGAAAAAGACCCGGTGGTTTGTTAA
- the hutU gene encoding urocanate hydratase translates to MELCPKRSPRARTSLKLQCCDWDTEAALRMLNNNLDERVALDWQQLIVYGGTGRAARNWREYHRIVYELKRLKPDQTLCIQSGKPVYIARSHPEAPRVIIANSNLVPAYATQEHFDHLDRLGLMMYGQMTAGSWIYIGTQGILQGTYETFGACGKQEFGASSLLGKWIFTSGLGNMGAAQPLAGTMNEACILIAEVNPAQVERRLREGYLDRATASMDEALQWIDEGLAQKKPVSVGLIVNGATAAKQLLERKRIPDIVTDQTSAHNLMDYVPEGKSYDSLMTLKGKNPDEYRKRSLSTTVEHARAMIELQNQGAVVFDYGNNLRGQAELGGLDIRKKDGSFIYPGFVLAYIRPLFFEGQGPFRWAMLSGKKKDLWAVDDAVIKTFPEKTGLHRWIEKARKQVPVLGLPTRVCWLGYGEREKMGRVMNRLVKSGKVAAPIVIGRDHLDCGSVASPNRETEGMVDGSDAVADWPLLNFAVNAVSGASWVSYHHGGGVGIGNSLHAGMVIVADGTRKKQDRLDRVLTNDPGLGIARHVDAGYEIAIKVAKEKKVPLPLLRGGRIRGKRL, encoded by the coding sequence ATGGAACTGTGTCCCAAACGGTCCCCAAGGGCTAGGACCTCATTGAAGCTGCAATGCTGTGACTGGGATACCGAAGCCGCGCTCCGAATGCTGAATAATAATCTGGATGAACGTGTGGCGCTCGATTGGCAACAATTGATCGTTTACGGTGGAACTGGCCGCGCCGCCCGCAACTGGCGCGAATATCACCGGATCGTTTATGAACTGAAACGGCTGAAACCGGATCAAACCCTCTGCATTCAGTCGGGGAAGCCCGTTTACATCGCCAGAAGTCATCCCGAAGCTCCCAGAGTCATCATCGCCAACTCGAATCTGGTTCCGGCCTACGCCACCCAGGAGCATTTTGACCATCTCGACCGACTGGGTTTGATGATGTACGGGCAAATGACCGCAGGAAGCTGGATCTATATCGGCACCCAGGGAATTCTACAGGGAACTTATGAAACCTTTGGGGCCTGCGGAAAACAGGAATTTGGTGCGTCCAGCCTGCTCGGGAAATGGATTTTCACCTCTGGCCTTGGCAACATGGGCGCGGCGCAACCGCTGGCGGGGACGATGAATGAGGCCTGTATCCTGATCGCCGAAGTGAATCCCGCCCAGGTGGAACGCCGTCTCAGGGAAGGTTATCTCGACCGGGCGACTGCATCAATGGACGAAGCCTTGCAATGGATTGATGAGGGTTTGGCGCAGAAAAAGCCGGTCAGCGTCGGGCTGATTGTAAATGGAGCCACAGCGGCGAAACAACTGCTCGAGCGCAAGCGGATTCCCGACATCGTAACCGACCAGACTTCCGCCCATAATCTCATGGACTATGTTCCCGAGGGTAAGAGCTATGATTCGCTGATGACTCTTAAGGGTAAAAATCCTGACGAGTATCGTAAACGTTCGCTGTCCACCACAGTCGAGCATGCCCGGGCGATGATCGAACTGCAAAATCAGGGCGCGGTGGTGTTTGACTATGGCAACAACCTCAGAGGCCAGGCGGAGTTGGGCGGGCTCGATATCCGTAAAAAGGATGGTTCCTTTATTTATCCAGGGTTTGTGCTTGCCTACATCCGTCCGTTATTCTTCGAGGGGCAGGGACCCTTCCGCTGGGCCATGTTATCTGGCAAGAAAAAAGACCTGTGGGCGGTGGACGACGCGGTGATCAAAACGTTTCCGGAAAAAACCGGCCTCCACCGCTGGATCGAAAAAGCCAGGAAGCAGGTGCCGGTTCTTGGCCTGCCCACCCGGGTCTGCTGGCTGGGCTACGGCGAGAGGGAAAAAATGGGCCGCGTCATGAACCGGCTGGTCAAATCGGGAAAAGTGGCGGCCCCCATCGTGATCGGTCGCGACCACCTCGATTGCGGCAGTGTGGCGTCGCCAAATCGCGAAACGGAAGGTATGGTCGATGGCAGTGACGCAGTCGCTGACTGGCCGTTGCTTAACTTTGCGGTCAACGCCGTGTCGGGTGCCAGCTGGGTCAGTTATCATCATGGCGGCGGCGTGGGCATTGGCAATTCCCTGCACGCCGGAATGGTCATCGTCGCCGATGGCACGCGGAAAAAACAGGATCGCCTCGATAGGGTCCTGACCAACGATCCGGGGTTGGGCATCGCCCGCCACGTCGATGCCGGCTACGAGATCGCAATAAAAGTGGCTAAAGAAAAAAAAGTTCCCCTGCCCCTCCTCCGCGGAGGGCGAATTCGCGGCAAACGCTTGTGA
- a CDS encoding formimidoylglutamase, which yields MIDIRLWDIIGRGESGHIVLLGFPHDQGVSLNGGRAGARLGPEKFRFWLKRFGTVHNPEKDIDLSSLSVTDAGDIPADIPLEEAHARLTEKVASILKKGGIPFVIGGGNDQSYPNVSALLHHQKDKMVGVINIDAHLDVRPLKDGRAHSGSSFRQLLEDDRFDGENFIEFGAQGSQCSQEHAEYIRAKKGRILWLDEIQHHGYVIDSFQASLGNLAWKCSSVFVSFDLDSVAASDAPGVSCPGILGLSAQDAVSIAYRSGCHPSVSLFDISEYNPAIEDERTGRLAAALFYNFCLGVASRKEKKK from the coding sequence ATGATCGATATCAGGCTGTGGGATATTATTGGAAGAGGAGAAAGTGGTCATATCGTTCTTTTGGGATTTCCTCATGATCAGGGAGTTTCCCTCAACGGAGGCCGTGCGGGAGCCCGGCTGGGGCCGGAGAAATTTCGATTCTGGCTCAAGCGGTTCGGCACGGTTCACAATCCTGAAAAAGACATCGACTTGTCGTCACTTTCGGTCACCGACGCCGGTGACATCCCGGCTGACATCCCTCTTGAAGAAGCTCACGCCCGGTTGACTGAGAAAGTCGCCTCCATTTTAAAAAAAGGGGGCATCCCTTTTGTTATCGGAGGCGGGAACGATCAATCCTACCCCAACGTTTCAGCTCTGCTCCATCATCAGAAAGATAAGATGGTGGGGGTCATCAATATTGATGCCCACCTGGACGTTCGTCCATTAAAGGATGGCCGGGCCCATAGCGGGTCTTCGTTTCGCCAGTTGCTGGAAGATGATCGGTTCGATGGCGAAAACTTCATCGAATTCGGTGCTCAGGGAAGCCAGTGCAGTCAGGAACATGCCGAATATATTCGCGCTAAGAAGGGCCGCATCCTGTGGCTGGATGAAATTCAACATCATGGATATGTGATCGACAGTTTTCAGGCTTCGCTTGGCAATCTCGCCTGGAAATGTTCTTCTGTGTTTGTCAGTTTTGACCTCGATTCGGTGGCGGCCTCCGATGCGCCAGGGGTCTCCTGCCCCGGAATTTTGGGGTTGAGCGCTCAGGACGCGGTATCTATCGCCTATCGGTCCGGGTGTCACCCCTCGGTGTCTCTTTTTGACATTTCGGAATACAACCCGGCAATCGAGGACGAACGCACCGGCCGCCTGGCCGCCGCCCTGTTTTATAATTTTTGCCTGGGGGTCGCTTCCCGCAAGGAGAAGAAAAAATGA
- a CDS encoding flippase has translation MDGPLKEKAEKAERLVKNSIWLFGAEGFSKVIALVTQIIAARFLGGEGYGIFSFAFAATGALIVFIDAGLSIFLTREVSRHPQNASGYLQNVLVMKLKLSLATGLVLAGALWMAALEPVSLLAAVAIGLALMINGYTEMYMAVFRAFEHMRIVSILLIAQRTLFFFLGLAVLLQGGDVVIFSTAFFVSAVLILVAAHRQMAVIYSEPSPPASDRQLVREIFKGALPLCGLLLFTYIYFRIDAVLLFFLRGELETGWYSAAFKLIETLSLLIASIRLGVFPVLAKTFKEGSDHYQKIWQQTVRYLLLISIPLSVGMFLLAPRLLGLLYGASFDTGGTVLMIMSLGFPLLCLNDLAAYLLLSQNKTRSVLQITGGAAVFNVFLNLFLIPKWGMEGAAWAATLTQFLLFGVYYFKVREICGNTKILVLLWRPVLAAGAMAVLLMGWDTLALVPAVLLSIVLYFAVLGVLKTFNDFDRLIFRRILNRGHL, from the coding sequence ATGGATGGACCTCTCAAAGAAAAAGCCGAGAAAGCGGAAAGGCTGGTAAAGAACTCCATCTGGCTGTTTGGCGCAGAGGGGTTTTCAAAAGTCATCGCTCTCGTGACCCAGATTATTGCCGCCCGGTTTCTGGGAGGCGAGGGGTACGGCATTTTCAGTTTTGCTTTCGCGGCTACGGGTGCCCTTATCGTATTCATCGATGCGGGCCTCAGCATTTTTTTGACCCGGGAAGTCAGCCGCCATCCGCAAAATGCCTCTGGCTATCTCCAAAACGTGTTGGTAATGAAGTTGAAATTATCTTTGGCGACGGGGCTGGTTTTGGCGGGAGCTTTGTGGATGGCGGCTCTGGAACCGGTGAGCCTTCTTGCCGCTGTGGCCATTGGGCTGGCGTTGATGATCAATGGATACACCGAAATGTACATGGCAGTGTTCCGCGCCTTTGAACACATGCGCATCGTTTCCATTTTATTGATTGCGCAACGGACATTGTTTTTTTTCCTGGGGTTGGCGGTTTTACTTCAGGGAGGCGATGTGGTGATATTCTCCACCGCTTTTTTTGTTTCTGCAGTTCTTATTCTTGTGGCCGCTCATCGGCAGATGGCTGTTATATATTCAGAGCCGTCACCGCCGGCGTCTGATCGCCAATTGGTGCGGGAGATTTTCAAGGGTGCATTGCCTTTATGCGGATTGCTCCTGTTCACCTATATATATTTCCGCATCGATGCGGTGTTGTTGTTTTTCCTGCGCGGGGAACTGGAGACGGGATGGTATTCTGCGGCGTTCAAATTGATTGAAACGCTTTCCTTGTTGATTGCCAGTATCCGTTTGGGAGTGTTTCCGGTATTGGCGAAAACCTTCAAGGAGGGGAGCGATCATTACCAAAAAATCTGGCAGCAAACCGTCCGCTATTTGCTTCTGATCAGCATCCCGCTGTCGGTGGGCATGTTTCTTCTCGCTCCCCGGCTACTGGGTCTGCTTTACGGGGCCTCCTTTGATACGGGCGGGACGGTTTTAATGATTATGTCCCTGGGCTTTCCTCTGCTGTGTTTGAACGATCTGGCGGCCTATCTGTTGCTGTCGCAAAACAAAACCCGCAGCGTTTTGCAAATAACAGGCGGGGCGGCAGTTTTCAATGTGTTTTTGAATTTGTTTCTAATCCCGAAATGGGGCATGGAGGGAGCGGCCTGGGCCGCCACGCTGACGCAATTTTTGCTGTTTGGCGTTTATTATTTCAAGGTCCGGGAAATTTGCGGGAACACAAAAATCCTCGTGTTGCTCTGGCGTCCTGTTCTGGCGGCAGGGGCAATGGCTGTGTTACTGATGGGTTGGGACACGCTTGCTTTAGTCCCCGCTGTTCTTTTGAGCATCGTGCTTTATTTTGCGGTGTTGGGGGTCTTAAAAACGTTCAATGATTTTGACCGGTTAATATTCAGAAGAATATTAAATAGAGGGCACCTCTGA
- a CDS encoding peptide ABC transporter substrate-binding protein, producing MNLMIPVNVKALLTSYLRTFSFIILLGIISACTDSIDNHGRSFRMAVRAEPPTLDWSLATDSISFNILTNLMEGLTQYNADLEAVPAVAKRWEFSENGRVITFYLRDDVFWSDGKPVTAHDFEYSWKRLLNPATAAQYAYFLFDIENAAEYNSGKITDPAKVGVRAVTPTVLEVKLKKPVVYFPSIVTFMVTFPMREDIVERYGDLWTEPGNIVTNGPFTLDEWKHEYKLILKANDRHYEGRPAIDTVLIYVVEEPTTALTLYETGELDILELPPVAIPHYKNSPDYRSLPQLRGYYYGFNVEKPPFDDVRVRQAFSHAVDRSQIPIILQGGEIPTSSWIPKGMFGYNPDIGPKFNPEKARRLLADAGYPEGKGFPVTQAMFNTESRNRLIAEFLQAQWKQHLNVDIEFESQEWKVFLSRLQMDPPPLFRLGWGADFPDPDNFMNLFISTSGNNRLRWANSRYDELVAKGPVIRDPKQRQALYDEAQTLLTEIDTAMISLFIQVQNLLIKPHIKGLEMNSMELLYIKRIHLDQRDAGLNIDVR from the coding sequence ATGAATTTGATGATTCCTGTCAACGTTAAAGCCTTGCTAACCAGCTACTTACGGACATTTTCGTTTATTATCCTGCTGGGGATAATATCCGCCTGCACCGATTCCATTGACAATCATGGACGGTCGTTTCGCATGGCGGTCAGGGCCGAGCCGCCCACTCTGGATTGGTCGCTGGCGACGGATAGCATCTCCTTCAATATCCTCACCAATCTCATGGAAGGACTCACTCAGTATAATGCCGATCTGGAAGCGGTTCCTGCCGTGGCAAAACGCTGGGAATTTTCCGAAAACGGCAGGGTCATCACTTTTTATTTGCGTGACGATGTGTTCTGGAGTGACGGAAAACCGGTCACTGCCCACGACTTTGAATACTCCTGGAAACGCCTGCTCAACCCGGCAACCGCCGCCCAGTACGCTTATTTTCTGTTTGATATTGAAAATGCCGCAGAGTACAACTCAGGGAAAATAACCGACCCTGCAAAAGTGGGGGTGCGCGCGGTTACTCCCACGGTGCTCGAAGTCAAACTCAAAAAACCGGTGGTTTATTTTCCAAGTATCGTGACCTTCATGGTGACGTTTCCCATGCGAGAGGATATTGTGGAGCGGTACGGAGATCTCTGGACCGAACCGGGAAATATCGTGACCAATGGCCCCTTCACCCTGGATGAATGGAAACACGAATACAAGCTGATCTTAAAGGCCAACGACCGTCACTACGAAGGACGGCCAGCGATCGATACGGTCCTGATTTATGTTGTGGAGGAACCGACCACCGCCTTGACCCTTTATGAAACCGGGGAACTGGATATTCTGGAACTGCCGCCGGTAGCGATACCACATTATAAAAATAGCCCGGATTACCGAAGCCTGCCGCAGTTGCGGGGGTATTATTACGGCTTCAATGTCGAGAAACCGCCTTTCGATGACGTTCGCGTGCGGCAAGCATTTTCACACGCTGTGGATCGCTCGCAAATTCCGATCATCCTCCAGGGAGGAGAAATTCCAACTTCCTCCTGGATTCCGAAAGGCATGTTTGGCTACAACCCGGATATCGGGCCAAAATTTAACCCTGAAAAAGCGCGCCGGTTGTTAGCGGACGCCGGCTACCCGGAGGGCAAAGGCTTTCCTGTCACGCAAGCCATGTTCAATACAGAAAGCCGCAACCGGCTCATCGCCGAATTTCTGCAAGCGCAATGGAAGCAACATCTGAATGTGGACATTGAATTTGAAAGCCAGGAGTGGAAGGTGTTTCTCAGTCGGTTGCAGATGGACCCGCCGCCTCTGTTCCGGTTGGGCTGGGGGGCGGATTTCCCCGACCCGGATAATTTCATGAACCTGTTTATTTCCACCAGCGGCAATAACCGCCTGCGCTGGGCCAATTCCCGTTATGATGAACTGGTAGCGAAAGGCCCGGTCATTCGCGATCCAAAACAACGCCAGGCCCTTTACGACGAGGCGCAGACGCTATTGACCGAAATCGATACAGCGATGATCTCGCTTTTTATTCAGGTGCAAAACCTGCTCATCAAACCGCACATCAAGGGACTCGAAATGAACTCGATGGAGCTTCTGTACATCAAGCGGATTCACCTGGACCAGCGTGACGCTGGACTCAATATTGACGTTCGATAG